The Corylus avellana chromosome ca8, CavTom2PMs-1.0 genome has a segment encoding these proteins:
- the LOC132190965 gene encoding uncharacterized protein LOC132190965 — translation MGDHPKNPQLQNPVEGEDQEETEESLSLCDLPLNPDNEIVDNNNNGTPRSRAEAPDFFEFFSDLSSDMCPADDIIFCGKLIPFKELQSPPKTPTTGENPTKPTTFRRRSESLSKLQSPVTRSNSGAGSTRLMRNSRSLDCTKLHRSSNSMEIDRNSSVKSSGKSDMALKKAAKPRWYLLMFGLVKFPPEMELSDIKNRQVRRNHPSTLFPPPLSADGKLPVNRSSSKGTWRLLRALSCKDHASVAVTASFCLPHV, via the coding sequence ATGGGAGATCATCCCAAGAACCCTCAACTTCAAAACCCAGTAGAAGGAGAAGATCAAGAAGAAACAGAAGAATCACTCTCTCTCTGCGACCTTCCGCTCAACCCCGACAACGAAATTGtcgacaacaacaacaacggtACTCCACGATCACGCGCCGAGGCCCCCGACTTCTTCGAGTTCTTCAGCGACCTCAGCTCCGACATGTGTCCGGCCGACGACATCATCTTCTGCGGAAAGCTCATACCCTTCAAAGAACTACAATCTCCTCCCAAAACACCAACCACCGGAGAAAACCCAACCAAACCGACCACTTTCCGAAGGCGATCCGAGTCATTGTCGAAGCTACAGAGCCCCGTAACTCGGTCAAACAGCGGCGCCGGCAGCACTAGGCTCATGAGGAACAGCCGGTCTCTGGATTGCACAAAACTCCACAGAAGCTCAAACTCCATGGAAATAGACCGAAATTCATCGGTAAAGAGCTCCGGAAAGTCCGATATGGCGCTTAAAAAGGCGGCGAAGCCTCGGTGGTACTTGTTGATGTTTGGACTGGTGAAGTTTCCACCGGAGATGGAGCTGAGTGACATCAAAAACCGGCAGGTTCGCCGGAACCATCCTTCCACGCTGTTTCCGCCTCCTCTCTCCGCTGACGGTAAGCTTCCGGTGAACCGCAGCTCCAGTAAGGGGACATGGAGGTTGCTCAGAGCATTGAGCTGCAAGGACCACGCCAGCGTGGCCGTGACGGCGTCGTTTTGCTTACCCCACGTGTGA